The DNA segment GTATTCACCCCGTCAACATCATCTTTCGTACAGCCGGAGGAGTGTAACCGGCACACCACGGGCCCAATCCAGGCGCACACGCCAACCGGCACTAGTTCGTTACAAGACGTCCCAGAGGTGCTTGCGCCAAGGGCACCGGACGCGGCGCCACCGGTTCCGCCGCGCCCGCACCGGCCGCTTCGGCGATCTCCCCGGAGGGTGCGTCGGCGAGCGCGTCGGCCGGCGCCCCGGCGGCCCCGGCGCGGGTCCGGTCCGCCCCGCCCGGACGCGTGCGCGGCTCGCCCGCGGGCGCCCGCAGCTCGGCCACCCCGCACGGCGTCTCCCGGGTGGCGTACGGCAGCCGCAGCACCCCCTCCGGGGTCCACAGCCCCGACCCGGTCAGCCAGCCCTTGGGCGCGGCGAGATGCCGTACCCGCCGCTCGGCCGGCCGCCAGATGCCCACCCAGGTGCCCACCGGCCCCTCGATGCGCAGCGCCACCGCGCAGCTCTCCGGCTCCAGCACCTGCCCCGGCTGGATCGCGAACGGCACCGCCGTGCACTCCGGCAGCAGCAGCGAGGTGGGGAAGCGCACCGGCAGGGTGGAACCGAGGACGCCCCAGCCCAGTCGTTCCCGCCCCGGCGAGGGCGCGTCGGAGGAGATCAGCAGCAGCCCGCTGTCCGGGTCGGCCATCAGCAGCCGGTCGTCGCTGCCCGGCGTGATCTGGAGCAGCGGCGTCACCTCGCCCAGCTCCAGGTCCACCACGACCGTCTTGACGCACCCCTCCAGCTCCCGGTCCAGCGCCAGCAGCCGCCCGGTGCGGTCCAGCCAGACCCCGCCCGAGCAGCGCCCCGGCACCTCCGCCAGCCGCTCGGGCCCGCCCGGCCCGCCCGTCACCTGCCACACCGCGCTGCTGCGGGGGCCGACCGTGACGGCGTAGGCCCGCGCGCCCCCCGGCGCCGGGGGCAGCAGGTCGAGCCGGACCCCGGGCCCGGCGCACTCCATGGCGCCCAGCGGCAGCTCCCCGGTGCCGGGCCCGGTCGGATACAGCAGCGCGAAGAGGTGCCGTACCCCCGCCCGCCGGTGGATCAGGACCCGTCCGTCGCCCAGCGGCTGCAACTCGGTGCCGGGCTCCTCCGGCTGGTTGCCGGGCAGCGGCACCGCGTACGGCTCCGGGCCGTCCAGTGTCCAGCGCTCCGGGAACCAGGAGTCACCGTCCCGCGTGAGCCGCGCGGCGTACGCGCCGTCCGCCGTGAGCACGCAACCGCGCGCCGGGGAGCGGTCGTCCGTACCGGCGGACGGGGACTCGATGGCACAGACCGTCATCGTTCGGTCACCTCCGGCGACGAAGCTAGTTTTGAACGCACGGCCGTGCGGGGGGCCGACCGTCGCTTCACACATATGGGTGGCGCAGAACCGATTCCTCCGAGGGAGCGGGCATGACTGTGCTGCGGGTGGGCCGGAAGGGGCGGACGCGGTACGGCCCCGCCGAACAGCCAGGTAGCCTTTTCCCGTGCCCCGTCTGTCTGAAGTCATCGCCGCGCTGGAGAACCTGTGGCCCGCCGAGCGGGCCGAGTCCTGGGACGCGGTCGGCACGGTCGTGGGCGACCCCGGCCAGGAGGTCACCCGGGTCCTGTTCGCCGTCGACCCCGTCCAGGAGATCGTCGACGAGGCCGTCGGGCTCGGCGCCGACCTGCTGGTCACCCACCACCCGCTCTATCTGCGCGGCACGACCACGGTCGCGGCCTCGCACTTCAAGGGCCGGGTCGTGCACACGCTGATCAAGAACGACATCGCGCTGCACGTCGCCCACACCAACGCCGACACCGCCGACCCGGGCGTCTCCGACGCCCTCGCGGGCGCGCTCGACGTCCGGGTCGTACGCCCCCTCGTGCCGGACCCCACCGACCCGAACGGGCGCCGGGGCCTCGGCCGGGTGTGCGAGCTCGATCATCCGCTCACCCTGCGGGAACTGGCCGCGCGCGCCGCCGAGCGGCTGCCCGCCACCGCGCAGGGCATCCGGGTGGCCGGCGACCCCGACACCGTCGTGCGCACCCTCGTGGTCAGCGGCGGCTCGGGCGACAGCCTCTTCGAGCAGGTGCGCGCGGCCGGTGCCGACGCCTTCCTCACCGCCGACCTGCGCCACCACCCGGCCTCCGAGGCCGTCGCGCAGTCCCCGCTCGCGCTCCTCGACGCGGCGCACTGGGCCACCGAGTGGCCCTGGTGCGAGCAGGCCGCCGGCCAGCTCGACGAGATCTCCGACCGCCACGGCTGGGACCTGCGGGTCCATGTCTCCACGACGGTCACCGACCCCTGGACCGCCCACGCGGCGTCCTCCGCCACCACTAGTTAATGGGAGCCCCCAACTGAACGCCGCGCCCGCCGACCAGATCCGACTCCTCGACGTCCAGGCCCTCGACGTCCGTCTCCAGCAGCTCGCGCACAAGCGCAGGTCGCTGCCCGAGCACGCCGAGATCGAGACGCTGAACAAGGACCTCACCCAGCTGCGCGACCTGCTCGTGGCCGCGCAGACCGAGGAGAGCGACACCGCCCGCGAGCAGACCAAGGCCGAGCAGGACGTCGACCAGGTCCGCCAGCGCGCCACCCGCGACCAGCAGCGCCTGGACTCCGGCGCGGTCGGCTCGCCGAAGGACCTGGCCAACCTCCAGCGCGAGATCGCCTCGCTCGCCAAGCGGCAGGGCGACCTGGAGGACGTCGTCCTGGAGGTCATGGAGCGCCGCGAGTCCGCGCAGGAGCGGGTGAGCGAGCTGACCGAGCGCGCCGCCTCCGTCCAGTCGAAGATCGACGACGCGACCGGCCGCCGGGACGCCGCGTTCGAGGAGATCGACCGCGAGGCCGCGTCCGTCACCAAGGAGCGCGAGGTCGTGGCGGGCTCCGTCCCGGCGGACCTGCTCAAGCTGTACGACAAGCTGCGCGAGCAGCAGGGCGGCATCGGCGCGGCCAAGCTGTACGCCCGCACCTGCCAGGGCTGCCGCCAGGAGCTGGCCATCACCGAGCTGAACGAGGTCCGCTCGGCCGCCCCCGACACCGTGGTGCGCTGCGAGAACTGCCGCCGGATCCTGGTGCGTACGGCCGAGTCCGGGCTGTAAGGGGCTTACGGCGTGCGGGAGTTCATCGTCGAGGCGGACGGCGGTTCCCGGGGCAACCCGGGGCCCGCCGGCTACGGCGCGGTGGTCTGCGACGCGGCGACGGGCCAGACCCTGCTGGAGGCGGCCGAGTACATCGGCGTCGCCACGAACAACGTCGCCGAGTACCGGGGCCTGCTGGCCGGCCTGCGCGCCGCCCACACCCTGGACCCCGCCGCCACGGTCCATGTCCGCATGGACTCCAAGCTGGTCATCGAGCAGATGTCGGGCCGCTGGAAGATCAAACACCCCTCGATGAAGCCCCTGGCGACCCAGGCCCGGGGGGTGTTCCCTCCGGACCGGGTGACGTACGAGTGGATTCCGCGCGCCGAGAACAAGCACGCCGACCGCCTGGCCAACGAGGCGATGGACGCGGGGGCGCGGGGGGAGCGGTGGAGCCCGGGGGAGTCGACGGCGGAGCTGGAGGCCGGCGCGGCGGCACCTCTCGGCGAGCAGCGCCCCGAAGCCCCGGGGGAACGGCACCCCGACAGCGCGGGCCGGCAGCAGCCCACCGCTCGGGGCTGGTCCGCCGCCCCCGACCTCGGCACCCCCGCCACCCTCGTCCTCCTCCGCCACGGCGAGACCCCGCTGACCCCCAGAAGCGCTTCTCGGGCAGCGGCGGCACCGACCCGTCCCTCTCCGACGCGGGGCGCGAACAGGCCCGTCGGGTGGCCGACGCCCTGGCGGGACGCGGCACCGTCCAGGCCGTCCTCGCCTCCCCCCTCGCCCGCACCCGCGAGACCGCCGAGATCGTCGCCGCCCGCCTGGGCCTGGACGTCGTCGTCGAGGACGGCCTGCGCGAAA comes from the Streptomyces sp. SUK 48 genome and includes:
- a CDS encoding Nif3-like dinuclear metal center hexameric protein, translated to MPRLSEVIAALENLWPAERAESWDAVGTVVGDPGQEVTRVLFAVDPVQEIVDEAVGLGADLLVTHHPLYLRGTTTVAASHFKGRVVHTLIKNDIALHVAHTNADTADPGVSDALAGALDVRVVRPLVPDPTDPNGRRGLGRVCELDHPLTLRELAARAAERLPATAQGIRVAGDPDTVVRTLVVSGGSGDSLFEQVRAAGADAFLTADLRHHPASEAVAQSPLALLDAAHWATEWPWCEQAAGQLDEISDRHGWDLRVHVSTTVTDPWTAHAASSATTS
- a CDS encoding C4-type zinc ribbon domain-containing protein produces the protein MNAAPADQIRLLDVQALDVRLQQLAHKRRSLPEHAEIETLNKDLTQLRDLLVAAQTEESDTAREQTKAEQDVDQVRQRATRDQQRLDSGAVGSPKDLANLQREIASLAKRQGDLEDVVLEVMERRESAQERVSELTERAASVQSKIDDATGRRDAAFEEIDREAASVTKEREVVAGSVPADLLKLYDKLREQQGGIGAAKLYARTCQGCRQELAITELNEVRSAAPDTVVRCENCRRILVRTAESGL